Proteins from one Streptomyces sp. NBC_00289 genomic window:
- a CDS encoding TetR/AcrR family transcriptional regulator — protein sequence MSPAESRTSRVGATKGRPRSEAVERAILEGAMKLMEEGVPLAELSIERIARTAGVGKATIYRRWSGKEELFVDLLRAAEPADPELTGTSMRADLVVLLESLRQRGVLSRRSAILHGVYAQMKSSPKIWAAYQNTVIAPRHRLGLEVLRRGQENGELRADVNIELLNDLFVGPMLVRAVLRPDAELPDGLAEQIVDTLLEGLRPVSSPSGEHSA from the coding sequence GTGAGCCCCGCCGAAAGCCGGACCTCCCGAGTCGGCGCGACCAAGGGACGCCCCCGCAGCGAGGCCGTGGAACGGGCCATCCTGGAAGGCGCGATGAAGCTCATGGAGGAGGGCGTGCCGCTCGCGGAGCTCTCCATCGAGCGCATCGCCCGCACCGCCGGCGTCGGCAAGGCCACCATCTACCGTCGCTGGAGCGGCAAGGAGGAACTCTTCGTCGACCTGTTGCGCGCGGCCGAGCCGGCCGACCCGGAGCTCACCGGCACGTCGATGCGCGCCGACCTGGTCGTCCTGCTCGAGTCGCTGCGGCAGCGGGGCGTGCTCAGCCGCCGGTCGGCGATCCTGCACGGCGTCTACGCCCAGATGAAGAGCAGCCCGAAGATCTGGGCCGCGTACCAGAACACGGTGATCGCCCCCCGGCACCGGCTCGGCCTCGAAGTCCTGCGCCGGGGCCAGGAGAACGGCGAACTGCGCGCGGACGTCAACATCGAACTCCTCAACGACCTGTTCGTCGGGCCGATGCTCGTCCGCGCCGTCCTGCGCCCGGACGCCGAACTCCCCGACGGACTCGCCGAGCAGATCGTCGACACCCTGCTCGAAGGGCTACGGCCCGTCAGTTCGCCGTCCGGCGAGCACTCCGCGTAA
- a CDS encoding endonuclease/exonuclease/phosphatase family protein, protein MNRLFAGWRGDRRIWRRGLVVASLAILLALVMLLHAQIPNRIGNLGSLIETFLPWVGVVVPVLIVLAFVRKSATALIAVLLSTVVWLNLFGGLLTDKADGTGGDLTVATHNVNADNADPAGTARDVAASGADVLALEELTTSAVPVYEKALASTYKYHSVQGTVGLWSKYPLTGVRAVDIKLGWTRAMRAMVTTPAGQVAVYVAHLPSVRVKLEAGFTARQRDKSADALGEAIAHEKVTRVVLLGDLNGTMNDRSLNAVTAQMRSTQGAAGSGFGFSWPASFPMARIDQIMVKDIEPVSSWTLPETGSDHLPVAARVNVATSSS, encoded by the coding sequence ATGAACCGCCTGTTCGCCGGCTGGCGCGGTGACCGGCGGATCTGGCGTCGGGGCCTCGTCGTCGCCTCGCTCGCGATCCTGCTCGCGCTGGTGATGCTGCTGCACGCGCAGATCCCGAACCGGATCGGCAACCTGGGCAGTCTCATCGAGACGTTCCTGCCGTGGGTGGGCGTCGTCGTGCCGGTGCTGATCGTCCTCGCCTTCGTCCGCAAATCGGCGACCGCGCTGATCGCGGTGCTGCTGTCCACCGTCGTGTGGCTGAACCTCTTCGGCGGTCTCCTCACCGACAAGGCGGACGGCACCGGCGGCGACCTCACGGTGGCCACGCACAACGTCAACGCCGACAACGCTGACCCGGCCGGCACCGCCCGGGACGTGGCCGCGTCCGGCGCGGACGTGCTGGCCCTGGAGGAGCTGACGACGTCGGCGGTGCCGGTCTACGAGAAGGCGCTGGCGTCGACGTACAAGTACCACTCGGTGCAGGGCACGGTCGGGCTGTGGAGCAAGTACCCGCTGACCGGGGTCCGGGCCGTCGACATCAAGCTCGGCTGGACGCGGGCGATGCGCGCCATGGTGACGACGCCCGCCGGGCAGGTCGCGGTGTACGTCGCCCATCTCCCGTCGGTGCGGGTGAAGCTGGAGGCCGGGTTCACGGCCAGGCAGCGGGACAAGAGCGCGGACGCGCTGGGCGAGGCGATCGCCCACGAGAAGGTGACGAGGGTCGTGCTGCTCGGCGACCTCAACGGCACGATGAACGACCGCTCGCTCAACGCCGTCACCGCCCAGATGCGTTCCACGCAGGGCGCGGCGGGCAGCGGGTTCGGGTTCAGCTGGCCGGCGTCGTTCCCGATGGCGCGGATCGACCAGATCATGGTGAAGGACATCGAGCCGGTGAGCTCGTGGACCCTGCCGGAGACGGGCAGTGACCATCTGCCGGTGGCGGCCCGTGTGAACGTCGCCACATCCTCCTCGTGA
- a CDS encoding MFS transporter translates to MPLALLALAVGAFGIGTTEFVMMGLLPDVAADLHISIPVAGHLVSAYALGVVIGAPLLAAVTARMSRRKVLIGLMVLFVAGNALSALAPDYHWLLAARFLSGLPHGAFFGVGAVVATTMVAPERKARSVSLMFLGLTVANIAGVPVATLMGQQLGWRATFLGVGAIGLAAIAALALLIPHDHTHAPAAGLRGELAALRSLPVWLALGTTVAGFGALFAAYSYITPMLTDAAGYADGSVTLLLALFGVGATAGNLLGGRLADHAMRATLFGGLGSLVAVLALFPVLMSTQWTAALAVVLLGMAAFVTGSPLQLMVMEKAAAGPSLASSANQAAFNLANAGGAWIGGLALAAGFGVTSPAVAGAVLAVLGLAVAGTAAVVDRRRVAPRAARVVAGHVPQASEALHS, encoded by the coding sequence ATGCCCCTGGCCCTGCTCGCCCTCGCCGTGGGCGCCTTCGGCATCGGTACCACCGAGTTCGTGATGATGGGCCTCCTGCCCGACGTCGCGGCCGACCTGCACATCTCGATCCCCGTCGCCGGCCACCTGGTCTCGGCGTACGCGCTGGGCGTGGTGATCGGGGCGCCGCTCCTCGCCGCGGTCACCGCGCGCATGTCCCGCCGCAAGGTCCTTATCGGCCTGATGGTCCTGTTCGTCGCGGGCAACGCGCTGTCGGCCCTCGCACCCGACTACCACTGGCTGCTGGCCGCCCGCTTCCTGAGCGGTCTGCCGCACGGCGCCTTCTTCGGCGTCGGCGCCGTGGTCGCCACCACGATGGTGGCGCCCGAACGCAAGGCCCGCTCGGTCTCCCTGATGTTCCTCGGCCTGACCGTCGCCAACATCGCGGGCGTGCCCGTCGCCACCCTCATGGGCCAGCAGCTCGGCTGGCGCGCCACCTTCCTCGGCGTCGGCGCGATCGGTCTCGCGGCGATCGCGGCGCTGGCCCTGCTGATCCCGCACGACCACACGCACGCCCCCGCCGCGGGGCTGCGCGGCGAGCTGGCGGCCCTGCGGTCGCTGCCCGTCTGGCTGGCACTCGGTACGACCGTCGCGGGCTTCGGCGCGCTGTTCGCCGCGTACAGCTACATCACGCCCATGCTCACCGACGCCGCCGGGTACGCCGACGGCAGCGTGACGCTCCTGCTGGCCCTGTTCGGTGTCGGCGCCACGGCGGGCAACCTGCTGGGCGGCCGCCTCGCCGACCACGCGATGCGGGCCACCCTCTTCGGCGGCCTCGGCTCACTCGTGGCGGTGCTGGCCCTGTTCCCGGTGCTGATGAGCACGCAGTGGACCGCGGCGCTGGCGGTCGTCCTGCTCGGCATGGCGGCCTTCGTCACCGGGTCGCCGCTGCAACTGATGGTCATGGAGAAGGCCGCCGCGGGCCCGTCGCTGGCGTCCTCCGCCAACCAGGCCGCGTTCAACCTGGCCAACGCCGGGGGCGCGTGGATCGGCGGACTCGCGCTCGCCGCGGGCTTCGGGGTGACGTCCCCGGCGGTGGCCGGGGCGGTGCTGGCCGTGCTTGGTCTCGCGGTCGCGGGCACGGCGGCCGTGGTCGACCGGCGGCGGGTCGCTCCGCGGGCCGCGCGGGTGGTCGCGGGACATGTCCCGCAGGCTTCCGAGGCGCTGCACTCCTGA
- a CDS encoding NAD+ synthase has protein sequence MPQLRLALNQIDSRVGDLAQNAETIVRWTRHSAEQGAHLVAFPEMALTGYPVEDLALRSSFVTASRAALRDLAGRLADEGFGELPVIVGYLDRSETDQPKYGQPAGAPRNAAAVLHRGEVVLTFAKHHLPNYGVFDEFRYFVPGDTMPVLRVHGVDVALAICEDLWQDGGRVPAARAAEAGLLVSINASPYERDKDDTRLELVRKRAQEAGCTTAYLAMIGGQDELVFDGDSIVVDRDGEVVARAPQFSEGCVVLDLELPAASPEAPTGVVADGLRIDRVVLSEDPLPPYEPELQGGYAERLDDEEEVYSALVVGLRAYVAKNGFTSVLIGLSGGIDSALVAAIACDAVGAQNVYGVSMPSKYSSEHSKGDAAELARRTGLNFRTVAIEPMFDAYMGALGLSGLAEENLQSRLRGTLLMALSNQEGHIVLAPGNKSELAVGYSTLYGDSVGAYGPIKDLYKTWVFRLAEWRNRAAAERGHTPPIPENSITKPPSAELRPGQVDTDSLPDYPVLDAILDLYVDRDKGADEIVAAGFDPALVAKTLRMVDTAEYKRRQYPPGTKISAKGFGKDRRLPITNGWRESA, from the coding sequence GTGCCTCAACTACGTCTCGCCCTGAACCAGATCGACTCGCGCGTCGGCGACCTCGCCCAGAACGCCGAGACGATCGTCCGCTGGACCCGGCACTCCGCCGAGCAGGGAGCGCACCTCGTGGCGTTCCCGGAGATGGCGCTGACCGGGTATCCCGTCGAGGACCTGGCCCTCAGGTCGTCCTTCGTGACGGCGTCCCGCGCGGCCCTGCGCGACCTGGCCGGCCGTCTCGCCGACGAGGGCTTCGGAGAGCTTCCGGTGATCGTCGGCTACCTCGACCGGTCCGAGACCGACCAGCCGAAGTACGGCCAGCCGGCCGGCGCGCCGCGCAACGCGGCGGCGGTGCTGCACCGCGGCGAGGTCGTGCTCACCTTCGCCAAGCACCACCTGCCGAACTACGGCGTCTTCGACGAGTTCCGCTACTTCGTGCCCGGCGACACCATGCCGGTCCTCCGCGTGCACGGCGTCGACGTGGCGCTCGCGATCTGCGAGGACCTGTGGCAGGACGGCGGGCGCGTCCCGGCGGCGCGCGCGGCCGAGGCCGGACTGCTGGTCTCCATCAACGCCTCGCCGTACGAGCGCGACAAGGACGACACCCGGCTGGAACTGGTCCGCAAGCGGGCCCAGGAGGCCGGCTGCACCACCGCCTACCTCGCCATGATCGGCGGGCAGGACGAGCTGGTCTTCGACGGCGACTCGATCGTGGTGGACCGGGACGGCGAGGTGGTCGCGCGGGCCCCGCAGTTCTCCGAGGGATGCGTGGTCCTGGACCTGGAGCTGCCGGCGGCCTCGCCCGAGGCGCCGACGGGTGTGGTGGCCGACGGTCTGCGGATCGACCGCGTGGTGCTGTCCGAGGACCCGCTGCCGCCGTACGAGCCGGAGCTCCAGGGCGGCTACGCGGAGCGGCTCGACGACGAGGAGGAGGTCTACTCGGCGCTGGTCGTGGGCCTGCGGGCGTACGTCGCGAAGAACGGCTTCACGTCGGTCCTGATCGGCCTGTCCGGGGGCATCGACTCGGCGCTGGTGGCCGCGATCGCGTGCGACGCGGTGGGCGCGCAGAACGTGTACGGCGTGTCGATGCCGTCGAAGTACTCCTCCGAGCACTCCAAGGGCGACGCGGCGGAGCTGGCGCGCCGCACCGGCCTGAACTTCCGCACCGTGGCGATCGAGCCGATGTTCGACGCGTACATGGGCGCGCTGGGCCTGTCCGGCCTCGCGGAGGAGAACCTCCAGTCCCGGCTGCGCGGCACGCTCCTGATGGCGCTCTCCAATCAGGAGGGACACATCGTGCTCGCCCCCGGCAACAAGTCGGAGCTGGCGGTGGGCTATTCGACGCTTTACGGCGACTCGGTGGGCGCGTACGGCCCCATCAAGGACCTGTACAAGACGTGGGTCTTCCGCCTCGCCGAGTGGCGCAACCGGGCGGCGGCCGAGCGGGGGCACACCCCGCCCATTCCGGAGAACTCGATCACCAAGCCGCCGAGCGCCGAGCTGCGTCCCGGCCAGGTCGACACGGACTCGCTGCCCGACTACCCGGTCCTGGACGCGATCCTCGATCTCTACGTCGACCGCGACAAGGGCGCCGACGAGATCGTCGCGGCCGGCTTCGACCCCGCCCTGGTCGCCAAGACCCTACGGATGGTGGACACGGCCGAGTACAAGCGGCGCCAGTACCCGCCGGGCACCAAGATCTCAGCGAAGGGCTTCGGCAAGGACCGCCGCCTGCCGATCACCAACGGCTGGCGCGAATCGGCCTGA
- a CDS encoding protease pro-enzyme activation domain-containing protein, protein MRSNRATMRAGVSMAATLPMLAGALALGIPAAHAADNPGRDTLAGTKPAWATAKADKGATANGAQVSARVYLAGRNASGLAAYAKAVSDPTSAAYGKYLSAGQAQARFGATKAQVAAVKSWLSAAGLKVTGVTRHYVSVTGDVAAAEKAFGTQLHNYAKGSKTYRAPAKTASAPDALDGAVLTVTGLDNAPHKATHSDTLPPPDAVFKNSGPFSSYYGSKTATTLPDAYGKKIPYAVKGYTGKQLRAAYGAGKYTGKGVRVAITDAYASPTIAYDAATYAKKHGDAGWKTGQLTQVLPDGYTKTEECGAAGWYGEETLDVEAVHAVAPDAHVTYVGGASCYDDDLLDSLSKVVDDHLADIVSNSWGDIEANQTPDLAAAYDQVFQFGAVEGIGFYFSSGDNGDEVANTGVKQVDTPANSAWVTAVGGTSLAVGKGDKYLWETGWGTQKAALSDDGKSWTSFPGAFTSGAGGGTSKTVAEPFYQKGVVPNALATANSATGNRVVPDISAIADPNTGFKVGQTQTFPDGSAQYSEYRIGGTSLAAPVIAAVQALAQEARGGKAIGFANPSIYSKYGTKAYHDVTDNPTGSGLAVARVDFANAFDAADGLLTSVRSLGKDSSLKAVKGYDDVTGVGTPAGGYVESYRRH, encoded by the coding sequence ATGAGATCCAACCGCGCCACGATGCGCGCCGGGGTGAGCATGGCGGCCACACTGCCCATGCTCGCCGGCGCGCTGGCGCTCGGCATACCCGCGGCGCACGCCGCGGACAACCCGGGCCGGGACACGCTCGCGGGCACCAAGCCCGCCTGGGCCACGGCCAAGGCCGACAAGGGCGCGACCGCGAACGGCGCCCAGGTCTCCGCCCGGGTCTACCTCGCCGGCCGGAACGCCTCCGGTCTGGCCGCGTACGCGAAGGCCGTGTCGGACCCGACCTCGGCGGCGTACGGCAAGTACCTGAGCGCAGGTCAGGCCCAGGCGCGCTTCGGCGCCACCAAGGCGCAGGTCGCCGCGGTGAAGTCCTGGCTGTCGGCCGCGGGCCTGAAGGTCACCGGCGTCACCCGGCACTACGTCTCCGTCACCGGTGACGTGGCCGCCGCCGAGAAGGCGTTCGGCACCCAGCTGCACAACTACGCCAAGGGGTCGAAGACCTACCGCGCCCCGGCGAAGACGGCCTCCGCGCCGGACGCCCTGGACGGTGCCGTCCTGACCGTCACCGGCCTGGACAACGCGCCGCACAAGGCGACCCACAGCGACACGCTGCCCCCGCCGGACGCCGTGTTCAAGAACTCCGGGCCGTTCTCCTCGTACTACGGCTCGAAGACCGCGACCACGCTGCCGGACGCGTACGGCAAGAAGATCCCGTACGCCGTCAAGGGCTACACCGGCAAGCAGCTGCGTGCCGCCTACGGCGCCGGGAAGTACACGGGCAAGGGCGTCCGGGTCGCCATCACCGACGCGTACGCCTCGCCGACGATCGCCTACGACGCGGCCACGTACGCGAAGAAGCACGGCGACGCCGGCTGGAAGACGGGCCAGCTCACCCAGGTGCTGCCCGACGGCTACACGAAGACCGAGGAGTGCGGGGCGGCCGGCTGGTACGGCGAGGAGACCCTCGACGTCGAGGCCGTGCACGCGGTCGCGCCGGACGCGCACGTCACGTACGTGGGCGGCGCCTCCTGCTACGACGACGACCTGCTCGACTCGCTCAGCAAGGTCGTCGACGACCACCTGGCCGACATCGTCTCCAACTCCTGGGGCGACATCGAGGCCAACCAGACGCCCGACCTCGCGGCCGCCTACGACCAGGTCTTCCAGTTCGGCGCGGTCGAGGGCATCGGCTTCTACTTCTCCTCCGGCGACAACGGCGACGAGGTCGCCAACACCGGTGTGAAGCAGGTCGACACCCCGGCCAACTCGGCGTGGGTGACGGCGGTCGGCGGTACCTCGCTGGCGGTCGGCAAGGGCGACAAGTACCTGTGGGAGACCGGCTGGGGCACCCAGAAGGCGGCCCTGTCGGACGACGGCAAGAGCTGGACGAGCTTCCCCGGCGCGTTCACCTCGGGTGCGGGCGGCGGCACCAGCAAGACGGTCGCCGAGCCCTTCTACCAAAAGGGTGTCGTCCCGAACGCGCTCGCCACGGCCAACAGCGCCACCGGCAACCGCGTGGTCCCGGACATCTCGGCGATCGCCGACCCGAACACCGGTTTCAAGGTCGGCCAGACCCAGACCTTCCCGGACGGGTCCGCGCAGTACAGCGAGTACCGGATCGGCGGCACCTCGCTCGCCGCGCCGGTGATCGCGGCCGTGCAGGCCCTGGCCCAGGAGGCGCGCGGCGGCAAGGCGATCGGCTTCGCCAACCCGTCGATCTACTCGAAGTACGGCACGAAGGCGTACCACGACGTCACGGACAACCCCACGGGCTCCGGACTCGCCGTGGCGCGCGTCGACTTCGCCAACGCCTTCGACGCGGCCGACGGTCTGCTGACCTCCGTCCGCAGCCTCGGCAAGGACAGCTCGCTGAAGGCAGTGAAGGGATACGACGACGTCACCGGCGTGGGCACGCCCGCGGGCGGCTACGTCGAGTCGTACCGCCGGCACTGA
- a CDS encoding DUF305 domain-containing protein, producing MRHAGWIAGAAAAALVAAGAVTYAVAEDGGSSDTPAADSADAGFARDMAVHHQQAVEMSYIVRDRTKNADVRRLAYDIAQTQANQRGMLLGWLDLWELPKVSAKAPMTWMDMGGMASGKDGALMPGMATNTEMKKLGTLDGKQAEVFYLQLMTDHHQGGIHMAEGCVARCTVGVEKRLAQGMVEAQQSEIDLMAGMLKERGARARS from the coding sequence GTGAGGCACGCCGGCTGGATCGCGGGGGCCGCGGCCGCGGCGCTCGTCGCGGCCGGCGCGGTGACGTACGCGGTCGCCGAGGACGGCGGTTCGAGTGACACCCCGGCGGCCGACTCCGCGGACGCCGGGTTCGCGCGCGACATGGCGGTGCACCACCAGCAGGCCGTGGAGATGTCGTACATCGTGCGCGACCGTACGAAGAACGCGGACGTACGGCGGCTCGCCTACGACATCGCGCAGACGCAGGCCAACCAGCGCGGCATGCTGCTGGGCTGGCTCGATCTGTGGGAGCTGCCGAAGGTGTCGGCGAAGGCGCCGATGACCTGGATGGACATGGGCGGCATGGCCTCCGGCAAGGACGGCGCGCTGATGCCCGGCATGGCGACCAACACCGAGATGAAGAAGCTCGGCACGCTCGACGGCAAGCAGGCCGAGGTGTTCTACCTCCAGCTCATGACGGACCATCACCAGGGCGGTATCCACATGGCCGAGGGCTGTGTCGCCCGGTGCACGGTCGGGGTGGAGAAGCGGCTCGCGCAGGGCATGGTCGAAGCCCAGCAGTCGGAGATCGATCTGATGGCGGGCATGCTCAAGGAGCGCGGGGCGCGGGCTCGGTCGTAG
- a CDS encoding DUF3105 domain-containing protein, translating into MASAKKSSSTARKARIEEMRRAEQAAERRRRLLTVAASVVVVAGLVVGGVFVVRSQKDDSTAADAKTAGHFVTGKDGVKTWKGTLGRTHVTKTVTYPTEPPVGGDHNQVWMNCNGDVYTKALNNMNAVHSLEHGAVWVTYTDKASKADVDALAAKVKKTPYTLMSPDDKQTAPIMLTAWGHQRTVKSASDANVDTFFEQFVQGKQTPEPGAACTGGLGQ; encoded by the coding sequence ATGGCCTCCGCCAAGAAGAGCAGCAGCACGGCACGCAAAGCGCGGATAGAGGAGATGCGGCGCGCCGAGCAGGCCGCGGAGCGGCGCCGCCGCCTTCTCACCGTCGCGGCCAGTGTGGTGGTCGTCGCCGGTCTCGTCGTCGGGGGCGTCTTCGTCGTCAGGTCGCAGAAGGACGACAGCACGGCCGCCGACGCGAAGACCGCGGGGCACTTCGTCACCGGCAAGGACGGTGTGAAGACCTGGAAGGGCACGCTGGGACGCACCCACGTCACCAAGACGGTCACGTACCCGACCGAGCCCCCGGTCGGCGGCGACCACAACCAGGTCTGGATGAACTGCAACGGCGACGTGTACACCAAGGCGCTCAACAACATGAACGCCGTGCACTCGCTCGAGCACGGCGCGGTGTGGGTGACGTACACCGACAAGGCCTCGAAGGCCGACGTCGACGCGCTGGCGGCGAAGGTGAAGAAGACGCCGTACACGCTGATGAGCCCGGACGACAAGCAGACCGCCCCGATCATGCTGACGGCGTGGGGCCACCAGCGCACGGTGAAGAGCGCGAGCGACGCGAACGTCGACACGTTCTTCGAGCAGTTCGTGCAGGGAAAGCAGACGCCCGAGCCCGGCGCCGCGTGCACGGGCGGGCTGGGGCAGTGA
- the glnA gene encoding type I glutamate--ammonia ligase produces the protein MDKQQEFVLRTLEERDIRFVRLWFTDVLGFLKSVAVAPAELEQAFDEGIGFDGSAIEGFARVYESDMIAKPDPSTFQVLPWRAEAPGTARMFCDILMPDGSPSFADPRYVLKRALARTSDLGFTFYTHPEIEFFLLKDRPLDGSRPTPADNSGYFDHTPQNIGMDFRRQAITMLESMGISVEFSHHEGAPGQQEIDLRYADALSTADNIMTFRLVMKQVALEQGVQATFMPKPFSEHPGSGMHTHLSLFEGDRNAFYESGSEYQLSKVGRSFIAGLLKHAAEISAVTNQWVNSYKRIWGGSERTAGAGGEAPSYICWGHNNRSALVRVPMYKPGKTGSARIEVRSIDSGANPYLAYAMLLAAGLKGVEEGYELPPGAEDDVWALSDAERRAMGIEPLPQNLGEALTLMERSDLVAETLGEHVFDFFLRNKRSEWEEYRSEVTAFELRKNLPVL, from the coding sequence ATGGACAAGCAGCAGGAGTTCGTGCTCCGGACATTGGAGGAGCGCGACATCCGTTTCGTACGGCTGTGGTTCACGGACGTGCTGGGCTTCCTCAAGTCCGTCGCCGTGGCCCCCGCCGAGCTGGAGCAGGCCTTCGACGAGGGCATCGGCTTCGACGGCTCGGCGATCGAGGGCTTCGCCCGCGTATACGAGTCGGACATGATCGCCAAGCCCGACCCGTCGACCTTCCAGGTCCTGCCGTGGCGCGCGGAGGCTCCCGGCACCGCCCGCATGTTCTGCGACATCCTCATGCCGGACGGCTCCCCGTCCTTCGCGGACCCGCGCTACGTCCTCAAGCGCGCCCTGGCCCGTACCTCCGACCTCGGCTTCACCTTCTACACCCACCCCGAGATCGAGTTCTTCCTGCTGAAGGACCGCCCGCTCGACGGCTCACGCCCGACGCCCGCCGACAACTCCGGGTACTTCGACCACACCCCGCAGAACATCGGCATGGACTTCCGCCGCCAGGCGATCACCATGTTGGAGTCGATGGGCATCTCGGTCGAGTTCTCCCACCACGAGGGCGCCCCGGGCCAGCAGGAGATCGACCTCCGCTACGCCGACGCGCTCTCCACGGCGGACAACATCATGACGTTCCGCCTGGTCATGAAGCAGGTGGCGCTCGAGCAGGGGGTCCAGGCGACCTTCATGCCGAAGCCCTTCAGCGAGCACCCCGGCTCCGGCATGCACACGCACCTCTCCCTCTTCGAGGGCGACCGGAACGCGTTCTACGAGTCCGGTTCGGAGTACCAGCTCTCCAAGGTCGGCCGCTCCTTCATCGCGGGCCTGCTGAAGCACGCGGCGGAGATCTCCGCCGTCACCAACCAGTGGGTGAACTCCTACAAGCGCATCTGGGGCGGCTCCGAGCGCACCGCCGGCGCCGGTGGCGAGGCCCCCTCGTACATCTGCTGGGGTCACAACAACCGCTCCGCCCTGGTCCGCGTCCCGATGTACAAGCCCGGCAAGACCGGCTCGGCCCGCATCGAGGTCCGCTCCATCGACTCCGGCGCCAACCCGTACCTCGCCTACGCGATGCTGCTCGCCGCCGGCCTCAAGGGCGTCGAGGAGGGCTACGAACTCCCGCCGGGCGCCGAGGACGACGTCTGGGCCCTCTCCGACGCGGAGCGCCGCGCGATGGGCATCGAGCCGCTCCCGCAGAACCTGGGCGAGGCCCTGACCCTGATGGAACGCAGCGACCTGGTCGCCGAAACCCTCGGCGAGCACGTCTTCGACTTCTTCCTGCGCAACAAGAGGTCGGAATGGGAGGAGTACCGCAGCGAGGTCACGGCCTTCGAGCTGCGGAAGAACCTGCCGGTGCTGTAG
- a CDS encoding reverse transcriptase domain-containing protein, translating to MAKAEYLDAVASRLFNVESRQELPDIINFRDVSSNWDEGYRDEMLGHISNAHCGPNRVEIIEHPKDPISVRPLARFDIKDRLTYEAIVAEIVETVDSLVPENVYSYRANRSQIHSVDDWLEWRNQARKILDANPRLAMAKTDVANFYENIDIDILKLDLAQAGIREPLLSQIHYFLQRFEQQSGAWGLPQGSSASGALSNVYLLPYDEHIRQFGAQHVRYSDDTYIFGYSWEQLRSVLAGANQALRARRLTIAARKTEIFDRPGSLGHLDDSSRDRISYLYYRGVPQAKKLLTELFTEATALGPVGERDVRFSLTRFKWRRDATAVDWALGNLKDLHHLSDQILRYAEALPRRRCELINTLEATVLDFDLVDYAYLERNIFHSALRRKIRSKVLKDNAWAILRDRNRSNYPREFAARYIGRFSEIADGPLLRMQYEAEGSEPVQRALLVALYECQYLPPKLLPSLSQSLSDLKWTARYLLRNPPIVPLPK from the coding sequence GTGGCCAAAGCGGAGTACTTGGATGCGGTGGCCAGCCGCTTGTTCAACGTTGAGAGCCGCCAAGAACTCCCTGACATCATCAATTTTCGCGACGTCAGTTCCAATTGGGACGAGGGCTACCGTGACGAGATGTTGGGACATATATCCAACGCTCACTGTGGGCCTAATAGGGTCGAAATTATCGAGCACCCCAAGGACCCAATCTCGGTGCGGCCGCTCGCACGCTTCGATATCAAGGATCGCTTGACCTATGAGGCTATAGTCGCGGAGATAGTAGAGACGGTCGATAGTCTCGTACCAGAGAACGTCTACAGCTACAGGGCTAATCGAAGCCAGATTCACTCCGTAGATGACTGGTTGGAATGGCGAAATCAAGCGCGCAAGATCCTAGACGCTAACCCTCGGCTCGCAATGGCAAAGACAGATGTTGCCAATTTCTATGAAAACATAGATATCGACATCCTCAAGCTAGACCTCGCGCAGGCCGGAATCCGCGAACCGCTCTTGAGTCAAATTCATTACTTCCTGCAACGATTCGAGCAGCAATCAGGCGCCTGGGGACTCCCTCAAGGATCGAGCGCGTCAGGCGCGCTGTCCAATGTCTACTTGCTTCCTTACGATGAGCACATTAGACAATTCGGTGCGCAGCATGTTCGTTATTCAGATGACACATATATATTCGGCTATAGCTGGGAACAGCTACGTTCTGTGTTGGCTGGAGCGAATCAGGCCCTTCGTGCGAGGCGTCTGACAATAGCCGCAAGGAAGACTGAGATATTCGATCGGCCTGGAAGCCTGGGCCACCTAGATGACTCGTCTCGCGACCGTATTTCCTACCTCTACTATCGGGGTGTGCCGCAGGCCAAGAAGCTCCTCACTGAGCTTTTCACTGAGGCGACAGCTCTAGGGCCGGTAGGGGAGCGTGATGTCAGGTTCTCCCTGACGCGCTTCAAGTGGAGGAGAGACGCCACCGCGGTTGACTGGGCCCTCGGCAATCTCAAGGATTTGCATCACCTCTCGGATCAGATCCTCCGCTACGCCGAGGCCTTGCCTAGGCGCCGATGTGAGTTGATCAACACCCTTGAGGCGACGGTCCTTGACTTCGACCTGGTTGACTACGCCTACCTTGAAAGAAATATATTTCACTCGGCACTGCGCCGGAAAATCAGATCCAAAGTACTCAAAGATAATGCATGGGCTATTCTGCGTGACAGGAACCGCTCCAATTACCCACGCGAATTTGCGGCCCGATATATCGGGCGTTTCTCGGAAATTGCGGACGGCCCCCTTCTGCGCATGCAGTATGAGGCCGAGGGGAGCGAACCGGTCCAGCGAGCGTTACTTGTCGCTCTCTATGAATGTCAGTACCTCCCGCCGAAGCTTCTCCCCTCTCTGTCGCAATCCCTCTCTGACTTGAAATGGACCGCTCGGTACCTGCTCAGGAATCCCCCCATTGTGCCGCTCCCGAAGTGA